Proteins found in one Quercus robur chromosome 2, dhQueRobu3.1, whole genome shotgun sequence genomic segment:
- the LOC126715813 gene encoding uncharacterized protein LOC126715813: protein MSCLALSLQPANGSDILLQTREWFPPARALVALSSFRQTRQAFAAAKHHHHHHHNNHPSATSATTSSDADADSIASLGDDPLAASSGQLIVGVESRYRVVYRLVNSIYVLGITTADQDDDKSSVNVFECIHIVNQAVSVVVTACRGVDVTPEKLSRKYAEIYMALDIVLRGVSSIRLAAMLGSMHSDGLAKMVHSALDTESKIRGADNWTNLEPHSIDHEAGVESFSNARFELPPETLAAGDEVVASLVPMAQTDQQQEQPQEEAPVAEKDPFAASEAINKPQELVSGFKKNKDPSATDLTLALSGLEVTTLPPAEATQSTYIGVEGFEGDYGGVEYSNEKASLDDAFQGFNAPFGGGLDASEFLATTKVDKPQGLGGLELLHTSDAPVAAGAAGGAKTPLEDLVTKTEQKGPEMHIVEEISAEFRESLLARIGLMGVVYLKTLPTKVSGDKETEFSFRVEGVNAVKRFVMQSSRVSSLGNGMFHVRTVASDEPIPILKYSLQPRLTPLPLRVRLVKRHTGTLLSVMIQYVSSPELLTPLCDVTFVLKLPVDPTLLKVSPKAMLNRSERELKWYVSEIPVNAPPGRLRVRMPVDSIEEDEEIEVVCYVKFSVQGARSLSGVCLRPTSEGKTDFYEVSHKFESGIYLCN from the coding sequence ATGTCTTGCTTAGCTCTTTCTCTCCAACCCGCTAACGGATCCGATATCCTCCTCCAGACCCGCGAGTGGTTCCCACCCGCACGCGCCCTCGTAGCTCTCTCCTCCTTCCGCCAAACCCGCCAAGCCTTCGCCGCTGccaaacaccaccaccaccaccaccacaacaaccacCCCTCCGCCACGTCAGCTACGACCTCCTCCGATGCTGACGCCGACTCCATCGCCTCTCTCGGCGACGATCCTCTCGCCGCCTCGAGCGGCCAGCTCATCGTCGGAGTGGAAAGCCGGTACCGCGTTGTGTACCGTCTCGTGAACTCGATCTACGTGCTCGGAATCACCACCGCCGATCAGGACGACGATAAGTCCTCCGTCAACGTCTTCGAGTGCATCCACATCGTCAACCAAGCCGTCAGCGTCGTCGTCACGGCTTGCCGCGGCGTCGACGTGACTCCGGAGAAGCTCAGCCGTAAGTACGCCGAGATCTACATGGCTCTCGACATCGTCCTCCGCGGCGTGAGCAGTATCCGCCTCGCTGCGATGCTCGGATCGATGCACAGCGATGGTCTCGCTAAGATGGTCCACTCCGCACTCGACACCGAGAGCAAGATCCGCGGCGCCGATAATTGGACTAATCTGGAGCCGCATTCTATCGATCACGAAGCGGGCGTGGAATCGTTTTCGAACGCCCGCTTTGAATTGCCGCCGGAGACGCTTGCGGCCGGGGACGAGGTCGTGGCAAGCCTCGTGCCAATGGCGCAGACCGATCAGCAGCAAGAACAGCCACAGGAGGAGGCGCCTGTGGCTGAGAAAGACCCGTTCGCGGCGAGTGAAGCCATTAACAAGCCGCAAGAGCTTGTGAGTGGGTTTAAGAAGAACAAAGACCCGTCCGCCACGGATTTAACGCTGGCATTGTCGGGTCTTGAGGTTACTACATTGCCTCCGGCGGAGGCAACACAATCTACATACATTGGAGTTGAGGGATTCGAAGGGGATTATGGTGGAGTTGAGTATAGCAATGAGAAGGCAAGTTTGGATGATGCATTTCAAGGATTCAATGCTCCTTTTGGTGGAGGATTGGATGCCTCGGAGTTTTTGGCTACCACAAAAGTTGATAAGCCTCAAGGGCTTGGTGGGCTTGAATTGTTGCATACTAGTGATGCACCAGTGGCAGCTGGTGCTGCTGGTGGAGCTAAGACTCCACTTGAGGATTTGGTGACGAAAACAGAACAGAAGGGTCCGGAGATGCACATTGTGGAAGAAATTAGTGCTGAGTTCAGAGAATCATTGCTTGCTAGAATAGGATTGATGGGTGTGGTTTATTTGAAAACATTGCCAACCAAAGTGTCTGGTGATAAAGAAACCGAGTTTTCATTCCGGGTGGAGGGTGTAAATGCTGTTAAGAGATTTGTTATGCAGAGTTCTCGTGTTAGTAGTCTCGGGAATGGGATGTTTCATGTAAGGACAGTGGCTTCGGATGAGCCTATACCCATTTTGAAGTATAGTTTGCAACCTAGGTTGACTCCATTGCCATTGAGGGTTCGGCTTGTAAAACGTCATACCGGGACTTTACTTTCTGTGATGATACAATATGTTTCAAGTCCCGAATTGCTAACACCATTGTGTGATGTAACATTTGTTTTGAAACTACCGGTTGACCCTACATTGTTGAAGGTGTCTCCAAAAGCTATGTTGAATAGGTCTGAGAGAGAATTGAAATGGTATGTTTCCGAGATTCCAGTGAATGCTCCTCCTGGACGGTTGAGGGTGAGGATGCCCGTGGATTCTattgaggaagatgaagagattGAGGTTGTTTGTTATGTGAAGTTTTCAGTACAAGGAGCTAGATCATTGTCTGGGGTTTGCCTACGGCCTACTTCTGAGGGTAAGACAGACTTTTACGAGGTTAGTCACAAGTTTGAGAGTGGGATATATTTGTGCAATTGA
- the LOC126705384 gene encoding uncharacterized protein LOC126705384: MGADELAKQSSTEAGPISKDLKIEIQRCPNIEEVHTFIIQRESNWMTSILSFLQEGLLLQDVEEARKVRKRAARFRILNDTSYKKGFSMPYLRCVNKEAKYILMEIHEGICRDHAGPRSLIGKVIRIGYFWPTL; this comes from the coding sequence ATGGGGGCAGACGAGCTGGCAAAACAGTCATCGACAGAAGCAGGACCAATAAGTAAAGATCTTAAGATTGAAATCCAGAGATGCCCCAATATCGAAGAAGTCCACACCTTCATAATCCAGAGAGAAAGCAACTGGATGACCTCGATCTTATCATTCCTTCAAGAAGGATTGCTCCTGCAAGACGTTGAAGAGGCAAGGAAGGTCAGGAAAAGGGCAGCAAGGTTCAGGATTTTGAACGATACCTCGTACAAGAAAGGCTTCTCCATGCCCTACCTGAGGTGTGTCAACAAGGAAGCCAAATATATTCTAATGGAGATCCACGAAGGAATTTGCAGAGATCATGCAGGCCCAAGATCCCTGATTGGCAAAGTTATCCGAATAGGTTACTTCTGGCCTACTCTGTAG